From a single Bacteroidia bacterium genomic region:
- a CDS encoding DinB family protein, with translation MKAFFKDIFEYHNHFNQKLVELLMENSDRISERTIPLFSHVINAHQIWNSRILKTASLGVRDVHPLEKIGELDAGNLVDTLTILSDFDLGAHLKYRTSQGGEFENSIQEILFHVVNHTTHHRGQIISDLRQKGIEPIVTDYIFYKR, from the coding sequence ATGAAAGCATTCTTTAAAGACATATTCGAATACCACAATCACTTCAATCAAAAACTGGTCGAACTGTTGATGGAAAATAGTGACAGGATCAGTGAAAGAACCATTCCGCTTTTTTCTCACGTGATCAATGCCCATCAGATATGGAACTCCCGGATACTCAAAACTGCCTCGCTGGGCGTTCGCGATGTACATCCGCTCGAAAAAATCGGGGAACTTGACGCTGGAAATTTGGTCGATACACTCACCATCTTGTCTGACTTTGACCTGGGAGCCCATTTAAAATACCGAACTTCACAAGGCGGTGAATTTGAAAATTCTATTCAGGAAATTCTGTTTCACGTTGTCAATCATACCACCCACCACAGGGGGCAGATTATCTCTGACTTAAGGCAAAAGGGGATAGAGCCGATTGTGACCGATTATATTTTTTACAAACGATAA
- a CDS encoding pyruvate kinase, translated as MRTNTEKIRRMIAKLDEMITSAREMENQYKTVLSKIHPRYLKGARNLLHYRSLREHDIRSLQRQLGNLGLSRLARAENHVMTSLLTTRSILRGFLKSKQLKLKRSGLSIKEGRKLVNANARALLGHSSTGRRTRIMVTQPTEAAANPRLVAEMMAAGMNTVRINCAHDGPEIWEKLIHNARKAAAKARRQIKVTMDLGGPKIRTGAIAPGPQVMRLRTQKNNLGQVIQPALVWLSPNTTPDPSLIHLPLPKAWVENLKPGNKLQFSDTRGKKRTLTVTHKLPGGVIASCQKNAYVMTGLEISISNHPETEPAAIGYLPALEQTLVLVPGDKLILHATPEPGENALLDEAGKTIQPAHISCTSTEVFSSVNIGEKILFDDGKISGVIRKTYPDRMEIEITAASEGKARLAADKGINLPDSQLSIRGLTTKDKEDLAFVAAHADVVNMSFVNSPEDVEDLLEELRKLDAFGKLGIIMKIETQQAFTNLMDILLAGMQTYPVGVMIARGDLAIETGWDNMGYIQEEIFWMCQAAHLPDIWATQVLESLAKKGLPSRAEISDATMAQRAECVMLNKGPYIVNAIRLLDTILRNMDEYQEKKTAYTPPMAGFPKM; from the coding sequence ATGCGAACCAATACAGAAAAAATACGGCGTATGATCGCCAAACTGGACGAGATGATAACCTCAGCCAGAGAAATGGAAAACCAGTACAAAACCGTACTGTCAAAAATCCATCCCAGGTACCTGAAAGGTGCGCGCAACCTCCTCCACTACCGATCGCTGCGGGAACATGATATCCGTTCGCTTCAGCGACAATTGGGCAACCTGGGACTTTCGCGCCTTGCCCGGGCAGAAAACCATGTCATGACCAGCCTGCTCACTACCCGGAGCATTTTGCGCGGATTTCTCAAATCCAAACAGCTCAAGCTGAAACGCTCCGGACTTTCCATCAAAGAAGGCCGCAAACTGGTCAATGCCAATGCCCGCGCCCTCCTTGGGCACAGCAGTACCGGTCGCCGCACCCGAATCATGGTGACACAGCCCACAGAGGCCGCCGCCAACCCCCGGCTCGTCGCCGAAATGATGGCCGCTGGTATGAATACGGTCCGTATCAATTGTGCACACGACGGCCCCGAAATATGGGAGAAACTCATACATAATGCCCGAAAGGCAGCCGCCAAAGCACGAAGGCAGATCAAAGTTACTATGGATCTCGGCGGCCCCAAAATCCGGACCGGAGCAATTGCACCCGGCCCGCAGGTGATGCGCTTGCGCACACAAAAAAACAACCTCGGACAGGTTATTCAGCCTGCACTGGTATGGCTGTCTCCCAACACTACCCCAGACCCCTCTCTCATTCATCTCCCACTGCCCAAAGCCTGGGTAGAAAACCTTAAACCCGGAAATAAACTCCAATTTTCCGATACAAGAGGAAAAAAACGCACGCTTACTGTCACTCACAAACTTCCCGGCGGGGTAATCGCCTCATGCCAAAAAAATGCATACGTGATGACCGGTTTGGAAATCAGCATTTCCAATCACCCTGAAACAGAGCCCGCAGCTATTGGTTATCTCCCTGCTTTGGAGCAGACGCTGGTTTTGGTTCCGGGAGACAAACTCATCCTTCATGCCACACCAGAACCAGGAGAAAATGCCCTGCTCGACGAAGCCGGAAAAACTATTCAGCCTGCACATATTTCGTGTACTTCAACGGAGGTTTTCAGCAGCGTGAATATAGGAGAGAAAATCCTGTTTGACGACGGGAAAATCAGTGGGGTAATACGCAAAACCTATCCTGACCGGATGGAGATTGAAATTACCGCAGCCAGCGAGGGCAAGGCCCGTTTGGCCGCTGACAAAGGCATCAATTTACCCGACAGCCAACTCAGCATACGAGGACTCACCACCAAAGACAAAGAAGATCTGGCATTTGTTGCGGCACATGCCGACGTGGTCAATATGTCGTTTGTCAACAGTCCTGAAGATGTGGAAGATCTGTTGGAAGAATTGCGAAAGCTGGATGCTTTTGGGAAGTTGGGGATAATCATGAAAATAGAAACCCAGCAGGCATTTACCAATCTGATGGACATATTGCTGGCAGGCATGCAGACCTATCCTGTAGGAGTAATGATTGCCCGTGGAGATCTGGCGATTGAGACTGGCTGGGACAATATGGGCTATATTCAGGAGGAAATCTTCTGGATGTGTCAGGCTGCACATTTGCCCGATATATGGGCAACACAGGTGCTGGAAAGTCTGGCGAAAAAAGGCCTGCCTTCCCGCGCAGAGATTTCCGATGCGACCATGGCCCAACGGGCAGAGTGTGTCATGCTCAACAAGGGCCCGTACATCGTCAATGCCATTCGCCTGTTGGACACAATTCTCCGAAATATGGATGAATACCAGGAGAAAAAGACAGCCTACACACCGCCAATGGCGGGTTTTCCGAAAATGTGA